The genomic segment CTTCCGCATCCTTCATTCAATTAGTAATATTAGGCCCAATTAGAATTGATTAAATTCGTTCTAGGTGGATCCCGAGTACTTTTTGGCTTTCTTAAATGACTGCATTAAGTCTATCGGTGAGAATAGTTTGTCTGCTCAGAAGCAAGAATTGGTGTCTAGATTAAACGAGAAAAAGAAGCAGCTACAGATGTTTGTGAAACCACCGAGTAAGAAGGCACAGGCCCCCAAGCCTCCACCACGGCTGGACGATCACACTCCGCCTAATGGAGTGTCACCGTCGTTTGATTTGAGGCCTGTGGTGTCTCAGCAGCAAATAAGTGAAGAGAGAGAGTGCCAATCTCCTGTTAAATCTGTGAGCAGTGCTAAAGGTAATGCAGATTATAATTTATACATCAATTCTTTTGTGTCTGTATTATAAGTTATTAGTGTTATACCTGTGTGTATTGTagttaaataagtttttttctaaaaatatgaTTGGATAATTAGTATAAAATCAGTAGTTTCTACCTGCAGTTGATAATGGTGTAAAAGTGAAATAATACAATGTAACATAaaccatttattttaacagAAAATGCAGAAGTTCAGCACAAAAATGTTCCTGCCAAACTTGCAACCAAACAAGTGTCTTCCGATACTGACAATCAGGATGACAGCCAGGACAGTAGCGAGGGCAACATCAAGCCCAACGCTATCTATGAGATAGTGCAGGCAGTCCGTAAAGAGACTCAACTCAGCCATGAAATGTCCAAAGTTGCTGTGGAAACAGTAATTATTTCCTTGAGAGTAAGTTCACAATGccttgattaagtttttctcatTAACTGTGATTAAAGAAGATAACTTAGTAAACATGCTATCACCAAGGAATTTGTCATTATGCTTATACTTACTATTTATCTACCACAGTGACAGGAAATATACTAAAAATACTTAAGGAAAAGGGGGTGTTTAATTTGCATTAGTTTGTTTGtggttaaattaattacttattaattatCTTGACatgcaattaattaatattataaataaattctgcATTGAGCTCCAATCAAGATAGTGACTGAAAGCTATCTTAttaagtactagcttttgcccgcgtcttcacccgcgtgaaatttagtttgtcacagatcgtcataaattatagcctatatgcatagctgggcattaactcgttaatccgttaatcgttaattaacgaagttaacatttctattaacggattaacttttaagttaactttaaaaattgttaacggactcgttaacttccgttaaataatcctaagtccgttaatccagtacctactatttaccaaaaagacaGCAGGcagacaagtacgttcgggcttccagaacttccagaacccaaaacaacagtttttgtaaccagatcactaacgaaacgatataaaaaatgatattttttatttatttatttatttacaagctttatattttttgacttcacttgttagtatgtgtgcacgtgtgggacaaatcttgcaactgaatttatgaccagttttcctcaaccgattgagctgaaatttggtatacttatgtaagtacgatgacaatgcaatgttatggtaccattgagctggtctgatgttggagtcaggaggtggccataagaACTTCTAAATGAAACGGCAGAATCGcgtcgaatttgggttcgttggatttgtcttttcaagcactttagtactagataatgtccagggtcctgatgatggagtcaggaggtggccataggaattcctaaacgaaacggtggaaacttatcgagttagGGTCTAGGTTGTTTTTATAGTACCTAGGTATAGATACGTTATACCCGCTCAAGAATGGCAATGCAAAAGTAAGCCAATTGTACCTCTTGCATTCAGTCGGACATGATCGGTTGCCGCGAACAGCCACGAATGCACTTCCCGATTGCCTTCCTGATTGATTGATAATATGCCTTCGTGTGTTTTTAGTTGATGTACAAATTACACTGCTATCTagaaaagaatattattatattcctGTGTTGACACGTAATCCGAAATCGATAAAATCAATGCTATGGCTATTATTACTGTATGATTATAATGACTTATGATCAAACGAAAAAGACTCACTCGAGGAACAAAATTATAGCGGaaacgaataataataattatttactattattatttatccttggacatttttaaaatacgcttctagtcccaaacaaaTTTGATGTACCTGTATTTACAGTCTGCTGAATCAAAACTGTGGTTAATCTGAAAAATATGGACGGACTATGTTTTCCTGTCGAGGATTATATTTCCAAGCCTACGGTCAGAAATGCTACTTCCCGATCCCAAAAAGATTgcaatttgtataaataatcgaattttaaagtctttttagggttccgtagccaaatggcaaaaacggaacccttataggttcgtcatgtctgtctgtctgtctgtctgtagctAGCTAGAGAATATTCCACTTTTAATCTCAGGATACAACCTCATAaattttgcacataaaaataatcCGGATTTGAAAACTCATTATAAAAGACAAAAAAGGCATAAGACTCAAGTTGATTTGAgtgaaaataataagttacgttTTGTCatgattttgtttaaatattagtttgataGTTCATTCGAAAATACAATTTAGGTTCTCTATATCTGTGAGGTTCACTCTACCCCATTCTCCTTTTCTGTGCAAAATGTCATAATGAATAGCTGTCATAAAATAGGACTACTTGcgccattttaaaatacaataatgtagGCGCATAACGTGTCTATTTATATGATATGTCATTGGTtagggtttgttggatttgtcttttcgagcactttggtgctaaattgtattgtaattgaaacaaggctctgagattgagatactgataataaaaagtgtaaaataaaattataatattgaaaaacttttttaaaaacaagcagttgtactaaaacgaaaaaagtaaTTGTACTTACTTatgcaaacataaaagaggaataaattccatgcccgatacaagctttcgaaattatcgGAACCTtgcgtacatttttttttcgttttattatcatgtgttaacggattaacgattaacgttaacttgcgttaaatcttgcgaaatataacgttttaacgtttaacgaagttaatttttttattaacggtttaacgattaacgaagttaactatttgattaacggtgcccagctatgcctatatgttattctgggttataaagaataatactgtaaagtttcatcaaaatcagttcagtagtttctgtgtgaaagagtaacaaacattcatccagacatccaaacatccaaactttcgcatttataatattagtaggatttgcaTTGATGATATATCTCTCATCTCAGGAATTCCTCCCCGGTGGTGCAGCCCGGTCGATCATAGATGCGCTTCTCCGAGAAGCGAACAGTAACATCACCTGCCCCAAGAACGCCATAGATGCCGCTCCTGATGCCATGCGGATGATGACGGCACTCAACTCACTCTCCAAAGCGGCCAATGACGCTCAGCAAAGAGGCTGGGCCTTGCATGATGATGCCCATGACATACAAACTCAGCTGCTTGAACTTATTTCGGTTATGGTATGTAGCTGTTgattcgttcattcgtttcagccgaatgacatcCACTagtggacaaaggcctccaccaaGCTGATGATTATCTCATTTAAAAGTATTCTGTATGTATGGGAAGACATTGTGCGATTCCCCCAATATCTGTGCATATTATGCACAGATataataacctcctccttttttgaagtcggttaaaaacaggTTTACTTTGTATGTCAGGAAAAAAGTTGTAGTGTATTAAAGAGGACCTGTACCTATATGTTAACAGTTTGAGAGAATTGAAGGCCTTATAACACAAATTGCAGCGTTTACTTcctgaaatacaaataaaatttattgatcAGATCGCGTACGGACTAAGGACCGGAAAACGTAATATAGGCAGCTCCCATCTCggcggaccgacgatctagttaaggtcgcgggaagcacctagaAATGCGCAGCGCAAGACCAGTCTTTGTGGACATTCTTGGGGAAGACCATTATTTAGTAGTAGACTTCTTTCGATTGAAACGATTGAAACGATTGAGCAAttaaatgtatgtttatatccttCGTCGTagtaggtagcaggaaggcgctagatagctagacgcaggccgctaccaaccgagcaacatggaaaacattgggggaggcctatgttcagcagtgtacgtcctatggctgagatgatgatgatgatatccgTCGTCTAGTACACATAATAGCTTTGcctagtttgggactagaggcgcagtgtaaaatgtccaaggatatttatttattatttagaatgtGACATACATTCTTTTTGTTCCGCAGTCAAACGCAGACATGAACATCTCGCAGCACGTGCTCAGCAGCCATCGCTACGCGTACGTGACGACGCTGGTGCAATACTACCAAATGGAGACAAGGTGGCCTCTGCGGCAGcttttgttacaggtaagtCATTGCTCTAATCTAACTGCTAATTCAAGTTCATCACTGCATTACGAATTTCAGTTTGCAATCCGAAACTGTTCCTACTGATACCTGACATGTAGAGTTTTGAAAAAAGTAGGCAGTGATTTTGTCATATTATAATCTTTTATATACACATtctatcattaaaaaaaaactcctaTTGGAATTTGGACCATCAAGTccagaaaaatatattttatattctgACTCTTTCCCTTTCTGTCTCTCTCGCTCTTTCTATCTTTCTCACCCGCGTTGTTGGAGTAAGAAACCCTACCTATATCAAAGTTAATGGAACAAACTCTGTAACTGTACGtatgataataatttattttctttcgcAGGCGTTTGGAGTAATGTGCGGATTGGAACGCACGGCGTTAGCCACTTTGGCTCTATCAGCCCTGCCGGCCGAAATAGCACGAGACATGCGGGACAACCCGCGCGCTGTCAGTCGTCTGTCACACTCGGCGCTTCTGCTCTCTATGGTCTTGTCTATGGGAGACAAACTGCCGGTTACACACTTTGGTAAGCAGCACACAACATTTGTTCTGCCGGCACTGCCGGATTCCGATCGATTACTTGTTTTGTGGTGAAGATagtttaatagaaaaaaatcaTATTGAATTGCGACCGAAATcctgttatgaaaaaatacaGTGTGTCACGTAAACTGAatatagtgaacaaaaagtattcacaaaattattaaatgtaCAGACGATAGCACGTAAAACTTAACACTGTATCTCATGCAGTTgcaataagtgttattttgctacaaaaaccTAGTCTGAGTGCTTTCGACTGTACCAACTGCTTAAGAAGACTGTGTACCATTTCCATCATAATTTCCGCAGCATTTCCTTCATATCTCCGACTCGTCTATCAGCTCGTTAATTAACAATTTCAGAACAACTCGGAGTGGAGTTCGCCCAATTTCTGCTAGAGCTGATCGAGAATCCTCCAGAAACAGATGAAAATGAGCAGATTCCAGATCTCTTTCTGACTCTACTCCTGGCCTACAATCTGCAATTTGACCAGCCTTACGACAGCCTGCTTCTAAATGCTTTGGAGACGGTCGATAATGCTAAGACCTTTTGTGAGAAGATTCTTCTTCTGCTCAATAGAGAAGgtaagaaataattattttggctATAAAAATAGGTAAATCGAATAGACAAccttgacaccattccccaataatttgaagtcacaacttttctaaaaaaagacacttcattctggtcttaaaaacttaattaattttaaattacctgtaaattacgatttttggtcgcattgtaattgaaaaaagcagtttaattgagttgacaaaatagtgagtttcgttttgacagttttaaaaagtacgtcaattgattggtggtgtcaacatgtctattataAGCATTAAATCGTTTGGAATCCGATATCGGAAATAAAGTCCGTTTTTGCCATTCCCTGCAAGACTACTAGATGCTAAGACAAGCCTATCTttggaaattattataaaattatttgacatGTCCTTTCCGAAGAGCACAAAATGTTTTCAAAAACCCGCAGTTATAGATTTAGCGGTGGTGGCTTTCAATCAGCTAACTCGTAGTTAACAGACCCTAGTTCATTTAATGATTTGTATTCAATTGAACACCGACATTCAATCAACGGGCTAGTCGCTCAATTAACTGGGTGATTCATGTACTCGGCTGtgacataataaaataacaatacttGCCTCGTTCATCCCATCAATCCATGATTCGAATTTTGgtgatatttaaacatttaaaattttaaatcgacCTACACTGAGTGAACCTTTTGGAGACATTTTCGACTcaattttttaattatgtagcaggaaggcgctggatgcaggtcgctaccaaccggccattgtggaaatcattgggggaggcctatgttcagcataggacgtcctatggctaaaatgatgatgatgatgaatctgaTTATCTGATAAATTTTCAACAGAGGACCCAGTACACATCTTCGAGCATGAACCAGCGCCGCCCCACTCGGTCCTCAAACTGGTGATCGACCTGTTTAGCCGTAAGAAGACGGCCGAGCACTTTTACACCAACGACGTGAAGGTCGCCATAGATATCATAGTTAGGCAGCTGGCTGACCTGTCCGCTGGAGATCCGGTAAGCTAATTTGTACTTTAATACTAAGTAGATACAGTAGAAAGTCAATTATTAGAGCTACCATTGGATAAGAACAATTGACATTCTACCTTCTGAGTGaatgaaatttagttttttcaGATAGGTGTCTTTTTCTTTTTCCTTACTGACAGCCAGTAATGAAGTAGGCACTTTCACTCAATTTATGATTAACTTATTAGTATGAACATCTTTGTGAACAATAAAACATGCCCATAACTAGTCAATAGTCTAATTTGTGtagtgataaaaataaatttccaCTCTTTTCCCCAGTCAGTAAGATACACTAGTTATAATATATCCAACATTCTATCCAGCGCCGCCAACAGTACCTCAAGATTCTCCAAGGTATAATCCGCAACACAGATTACGAGGCGCATCTGCATCGTCGTCAAGACCTCCTCCGTTGTTTCGCTAGAATCTTCTGCGAAGAACATGAAGCCAGCCGGGAAGACCAGGCCTTAGTCAGGGCCATCTCCAACGAGTTCCCTCAATACTTCATGGCCTAAACTACATCAATATGCCACGGAATGGCAGAGGATGTAGCTAGAAGAAAGGTAAGGGCAGCCCTACCGGATTAAAAGAACGCACCTACGGTGTTACGGTTCTATGTATGCGTGTTATATGTGGGTGTTGTTATTGTGTGAAATATGTGTTGGACTATACAGAAGAATTATGCCTTGGATGCACTGAGGAAGAAATGACGCAATATATTGCTATCAACCGCTCTTTCTTTCgaataaatttgtatttactGAGTGAGCAACTTGCTCCATAATAGATCTCATCTTCATTTAACAGTTAATAAGAATGATATCTTACACAGACTCAGTTGAATACAATAAGCAAAAATATGAATTGGCCAAACAAGAATGTCACACACTCACTCTTAGAGCAGGACAACACTAATcccgcctctcgttcccaccggtATAAGTCTATAATGGCGTTATGTATCATATTTGACCCCAGTGTATCCGAGGCTTTAAAGTTGACTATATTATTATGGCTGTTAACTTTTTGGATGACGTCATATTGTTATTCCTAAAGAGCCTTACTGAAACAGTAACGTTCGCACAGTGTAAACATTGTAGTTTTTAATTTGTGTGGGTCAATTTACGGAGTACCTACctcttaataaaataatttaaaggttATGTCTTGTATTAAAGAATGATTTCTCATACGCCTGAATCAATATGTACCTATGTGATGGATTGATACTAGTTTGAAAAAAGATGGTTACGATCAtgacaaaaaactttacaaatctctattttcactcaataatattatattatttctcCATTGACGATCTCAAATTCTACGTATCTTTAAATCGATTAAAATTATATGAATTAATATATCTAAAATCTTTTAGATTCGAATTACAAATGTTATTATGTCTAGTAGTAATAAGTAATCGCACAGTGTCTTATTTGCGTGCATGATGGTCGAAAATCGTAATCTATTtcgtataaaatattattaaaatttatttatattcacaGTTTCCAATATTTGCACAAAATGGCAGCTTTATAACTACTTAGTGCATTCCCGGTgcatttgatattattttgttacgttcctacaatattaatattgtgCCATTCTTACCAAAGAGTACCTAATTGCGTTCGTAGAAATTGCCTGTTGCAGTTGTCGATTCGAATCCGACTGGGAGCAAATGCTAGTGTATTCACACCCAGTATCATGAACGTATATGTGTATATTACAATGatctatttaattatgtttattcatCATCTAGTCCCTATCGCAAAATATTTGGTGTGATAGTCGAAGacctttattattataataatacttgATATCCATAAACATAGACAGTCAATTACACATGCTTTAAAGAAATATCCATTccgtacataatatttat from the Ostrinia nubilalis chromosome 5, ilOstNubi1.1, whole genome shotgun sequence genome contains:
- the LOC135071925 gene encoding NCK-interacting protein with SH3 domain — protein: MGDGQISPDECEMLKALYDFEATLTKTLSFSEGEFFFLQQNNAKQRNWWHVVNRKGQVGFVPSNYVASVKVDPEYFLAFLNDCIKSIGENSLSAQKQELVSRLNEKKKQLQMFVKPPSKKAQAPKPPPRLDDHTPPNGVSPSFDLRPVVSQQQISEERECQSPVKSVSSAKENAEVQHKNVPAKLATKQVSSDTDNQDDSQDSSEGNIKPNAIYEIVQAVRKETQLSHEMSKVAVETVIISLREFLPGGAARSIIDALLREANSNITCPKNAIDAAPDAMRMMTALNSLSKAANDAQQRGWALHDDAHDIQTQLLELISVMSNADMNISQHVLSSHRYAYVTTLVQYYQMETRWPLRQLLLQAFGVMCGLERTALATLALSALPAEIARDMRDNPRAVSRLSHSALLLSMVLSMGDKLPVTHFEQLGVEFAQFLLELIENPPETDENEQIPDLFLTLLLAYNLQFDQPYDSLLLNALETVDNAKTFCEKILLLLNREEDPVHIFEHEPAPPHSVLKLVIDLFSRKKTAEHFYTNDVKVAIDIIVRQLADLSAGDPRRQQYLKILQGIIRNTDYEAHLHRRQDLLRCFARIFCEEHEASREDQALVRAISNEFPQYFMA